In the genome of Desulfofarcimen acetoxidans DSM 771, one region contains:
- a CDS encoding MerR family transcriptional regulator translates to MKITEVSEKFDIPQDTLRYYERIGLIPHVNRNKNGVRDYTKEDCKWVEFIKCMRGAGLPIEVLIEYVALFQQGDETIEARKELLIEQRKQLTAKMEDMKKTLERLDYKINVYEKSVVEKEKELRRPEN, encoded by the coding sequence GTGAAAATCACAGAAGTAAGTGAAAAATTTGATATCCCACAGGATACACTCCGCTATTATGAGCGCATCGGACTAATACCTCATGTGAACCGTAATAAAAATGGGGTCAGGGATTATACAAAAGAAGACTGTAAGTGGGTCGAATTTATCAAATGTATGCGCGGCGCAGGTCTTCCCATTGAAGTATTGATTGAGTATGTTGCGCTATTTCAGCAGGGTGATGAAACCATTGAGGCAAGAAAAGAACTTTTAATCGAGCAGCGTAAACAGCTCACAGCAAAAATGGAAGATATGAAGAAAACGCTGGAACGACTGGATTATAAAATTAATGTATATGAAAAGTCAGTAGTTGAAAAAGAAAAGGAACTAAGAAGACCGGAAAATTAA
- a CDS encoding DUF362 domain-containing protein — protein MSSKVYFVNLRTRTDKGNKISKIRNLFDQAGFNELIKKDDITAIKLHFGERGSDGFISPLFVRQVVDKIKEKGAKPFLTDTNTLYSGSRHNSVDHLLTALEHGFDYTVTGAPIIIADGLRSDNITEIEIDKKHFKKVKLAKDIVNADSVIVLSHFKGHEMGGFGGAIKNLAMGGAPAIGKKEQHGTKIVVDEDKCIGCGGCSEVCPEQAITMSEMKANIDLDKCIGCGECLTVCPVKANGIDWQTDLEAFLERMAEYGYGFAKAHEKRIGYINFLINITPDCDCASWSDAPIVPDIGFLASTDPVAIDQASYDLVNKQCGFSESFLSCNHESGADKFKGLRSYIDGTIQMRHGEEIGMGSRDYELIVL, from the coding sequence ATGTCCAGCAAAGTATATTTTGTAAATTTGCGCACGAGGACAGATAAGGGTAATAAAATTAGCAAAATAAGAAACTTATTTGATCAGGCTGGTTTTAATGAGCTTATTAAGAAAGATGATATTACAGCTATTAAATTGCACTTCGGTGAACGTGGAAGTGATGGCTTTATTAGCCCTCTTTTTGTTCGGCAAGTGGTGGATAAAATTAAGGAAAAGGGTGCTAAACCTTTTCTAACCGATACTAATACGCTCTACTCTGGAAGTCGGCATAATTCGGTTGACCATTTACTGACTGCATTGGAGCATGGTTTTGATTATACGGTTACAGGTGCGCCAATTATCATTGCCGATGGACTACGCAGTGATAATATTACTGAAATAGAGATTGATAAAAAACACTTTAAGAAAGTGAAACTGGCTAAAGATATTGTTAATGCTGACAGCGTAATTGTATTATCTCACTTTAAGGGGCATGAGATGGGTGGCTTCGGTGGGGCAATAAAAAATCTTGCCATGGGTGGAGCACCAGCCATTGGTAAAAAGGAGCAGCATGGTACTAAGATTGTAGTTGATGAAGATAAATGTATTGGTTGTGGTGGGTGCAGCGAAGTTTGTCCAGAACAGGCTATAACTATGAGTGAAATGAAGGCAAATATTGACTTGGATAAATGTATCGGCTGTGGTGAGTGCCTAACCGTTTGTCCAGTAAAGGCTAACGGGATCGACTGGCAGACAGACTTAGAAGCTTTTCTTGAACGGATGGCCGAATACGGATATGGCTTTGCCAAGGCACATGAGAAACGTATCGGTTATATAAACTTTCTAATAAATATTACGCCTGATTGTGATTGCGCTTCGTGGAGCGATGCACCTATTGTTCCTGATATCGGTTTTTTGGCATCTACTGATCCTGTAGCTATTGATCAGGCAAGTTATGATCTGGTAAATAAACAGTGTGGGTTCTCTGAGTCTTTTCTTTCTTGCAATCATGAGTCCGGTGCGGATAAGTTTAAAGGTTTGCGCTCTTATATAGACGGTACTATCCAAATGCGTCATGGTGAAGAAATCGGTATGGGCAGCCGAGATTATGAATTAATCGTCCTGTAG
- a CDS encoding response regulator transcription factor, translating into MNILVCDDDKTIVEAIEIYLENEGYKIFKASNGIEALELIEGNEIHLIIMDIMMPKMDGLRATMKIREEKNIPVIMLSAKSEDTDKIIGLNLGADDYITKPFNPLELIARIKSQLRRFTILGSLESKSNVYSTGGLAIDDESKIITVDGDEIHLTPVQYKILKLLTANAGRVFSIDEIYEKVWNETAFSPENTVAVHIRKIREKIEINPKEPKYLKVVWGIGYKVEKL; encoded by the coding sequence GTGAATATACTGGTCTGTGATGATGATAAGACAATTGTAGAAGCTATAGAAATCTACTTGGAAAACGAGGGCTATAAAATATTCAAAGCTTCTAATGGAATAGAAGCTTTGGAACTAATTGAAGGAAATGAGATACATCTTATTATCATGGATATTATGATGCCTAAAATGGATGGATTAAGAGCTACCATGAAAATCAGAGAGGAGAAAAATATACCGGTAATAATGCTTTCAGCTAAATCTGAGGATACGGACAAAATAATAGGATTAAATTTAGGAGCGGATGATTATATAACCAAGCCATTTAATCCCTTAGAGTTAATTGCAAGGATTAAATCCCAACTGAGGAGATTTACAATATTAGGAAGTCTGGAAAGCAAAAGTAATGTGTATAGCACAGGAGGACTGGCGATCGATGATGAAAGTAAAATCATAACCGTTGACGGAGATGAGATTCATCTTACGCCGGTACAATATAAGATATTAAAGCTTCTTACTGCAAACGCCGGGAGAGTATTTTCCATAGATGAGATCTATGAGAAGGTTTGGAATGAAACAGCCTTTAGTCCGGAAAATACAGTAGCAGTACATATAAGAAAAATCAGAGAAAAAATTGAGATAAATCCCAAAGAGCCAAAATATCTGAAGGTGGTGTGGGGAATTGGATACAAAGTTGAAAAATTATAG
- a CDS encoding HAMP domain-containing sensor histidine kinase yields MDTKLKNYSHLITTKTIVFILVILCFTGFITAFVNIAVLNDGDFGIVYEDNYYLSRSYMRESENILNDLTRLIGEYKNEEQILNGGTVTEDEMRREEEKLFSEFQYNFRSYNPNLNEEENYKKFKEVYADKLTQARDRVIKNDLREYNLLLQRLKEHKGVLYYASNGVNVYTNSTELKKEHFKSYPSFIIFDKYEKEFYPTELKDNQYLYQFTNIVNDFDPASNVIYIAYTKEFLDPSIKEWKEDKVTATNSLYRLAGFLLGLALSFVYLILVVGRKSFKDQEVQLNVADRLYNDINLLLCIGLIILWVGLLSAVNSQNIHRMIIPVTIPVAAVGLVLVLSLVRHFKNKTIIKHTLVYSILYKVFKFARDVYDSGSVGVKIVLIVVAYPALVAMTFFMFPVTLGIAAWFAFKQIKSFNAIKEGVERIKGGDIHHTIDVDGSGEFRRLAANINSITQGLKSAVHNELKSERLKTELITNVSHDIRTPLTSIITYVDLLKKEKNPSKVEKYIEVLDQKSQRLKILTDDLFEAAKASSGNIPVNLERIDIVSLLNQGLGELNDKIEVLDLEFKINYPQKNIYISADGKLLWRSIENLISNIFKYALKGSRVYIDIEDLGNEILLTIKNISAYELNISADELMERFKRGDESRSSQGSGLGLSIAKSLIDIQGGKFDVQVDGDLFKAMIYMPIRKSNE; encoded by the coding sequence TTGGATACAAAGTTGAAAAATTATAGCCATTTGATAACAACGAAAACTATTGTTTTTATCCTGGTAATCCTATGTTTTACCGGATTTATTACAGCATTTGTGAATATAGCAGTACTAAATGATGGTGACTTTGGTATCGTTTATGAAGATAACTACTATCTTAGCAGGTCATATATGCGGGAAAGTGAGAATATCTTGAATGATCTAACAAGACTAATAGGCGAGTATAAGAATGAAGAACAGATATTAAATGGCGGGACTGTTACTGAAGATGAAATGAGAAGAGAAGAAGAAAAACTATTTTCAGAATTTCAATATAATTTCAGAAGTTATAATCCAAACTTAAATGAGGAGGAAAACTATAAAAAATTTAAAGAAGTATATGCAGATAAACTCACTCAAGCAAGGGATAGGGTGATCAAGAATGATTTAAGGGAATATAATTTACTGCTGCAAAGATTAAAAGAGCACAAGGGTGTTTTATATTATGCCAGTAATGGTGTAAATGTATATACCAATAGTACTGAGCTAAAAAAAGAGCATTTTAAAAGCTATCCTTCTTTTATTATATTTGATAAGTATGAAAAAGAGTTTTATCCAACGGAATTAAAAGATAATCAGTATTTATATCAATTCACAAATATTGTTAATGATTTTGACCCGGCAAGCAATGTTATTTACATTGCTTATACGAAAGAGTTTTTAGATCCGAGTATAAAGGAATGGAAGGAAGACAAGGTAACAGCTACTAATAGTTTATATAGATTAGCGGGATTTTTACTGGGATTAGCACTGTCATTTGTATATCTGATTCTCGTTGTAGGGAGAAAATCATTTAAGGATCAAGAGGTACAATTAAACGTAGCAGATAGATTATATAATGACATTAATTTATTGTTGTGTATAGGACTTATAATACTGTGGGTTGGATTGTTGAGTGCGGTAAATTCTCAAAACATCCATAGAATGATAATTCCAGTAACTATCCCTGTTGCTGCAGTAGGATTAGTGCTTGTTCTTTCACTGGTAAGGCATTTTAAAAATAAAACGATTATAAAGCATACCTTGGTCTATAGCATTCTATATAAGGTGTTCAAATTTGCAAGAGATGTATATGACAGCGGAAGCGTTGGCGTAAAGATAGTATTAATTGTAGTCGCATATCCGGCATTGGTTGCTATGACGTTTTTTATGTTCCCGGTAACCCTGGGCATTGCTGCTTGGTTTGCCTTTAAGCAGATCAAGTCATTTAATGCAATCAAAGAAGGAGTGGAGAGAATAAAAGGTGGAGATATTCATCATACCATAGATGTAGATGGCAGTGGAGAGTTTAGAAGACTTGCTGCTAATATAAACAGTATCACACAAGGTTTAAAAAGCGCAGTCCATAACGAACTCAAAAGTGAGCGGTTAAAAACGGAGCTGATCACAAATGTGTCTCATGATATAAGAACACCATTGACCTCCATTATTACCTATGTAGATTTATTGAAAAAGGAAAAGAACCCATCAAAGGTGGAGAAATATATAGAAGTACTTGATCAAAAATCACAAAGGTTAAAAATACTTACAGATGATTTATTTGAAGCGGCAAAGGCCTCCAGTGGGAATATTCCGGTAAATCTTGAGCGAATAGATATTGTATCTCTACTAAACCAGGGTTTAGGTGAACTTAATGATAAAATTGAAGTCTTAGATTTAGAATTTAAGATAAACTATCCTCAAAAAAATATATATATTTCAGCCGATGGAAAGTTATTATGGAGATCTATAGAGAACTTAATATCCAATATATTTAAATATGCCCTTAAAGGGTCGAGAGTATATATAGATATCGAAGATTTAGGCAACGAAATACTGCTCACCATTAAAAACATATCAGCTTATGAGTTAAATATCTCGGCAGATGAATTAATGGAGCGTTTCAAAAGAGGTGATGAATCCAGAAGCAGTCAAGGCAGTGGACTGGGACTATCGATTGCGAAAAGCTTGATTGATATTCAGGGTGGAAAATTTGATGTACAAGTAGACGGAGATTTATTTAAGGCTATGATCTATATGCCTATACGAAAAAGTAATGAGTGA
- a CDS encoding adenylate kinase, whose amino-acid sequence MNLLIMGPPGAGKGTQAEVLVKEMAITHISTGDMFRAAIKEGTEMGKKAKEFMDQGKLVPDEVVIGMVKDRLSQPDCAKGFLLDGFPRTVDQAKALDETLSAMGIKIDSVINVEVAREKLMARLTGRRVCRNCGASYHVIFNPTKEADKCNSCGGETYQRSDDNEETVGNRLDVYEAQTQPLIDYYGKQGLLKNIDGDQDIKKVLADILAAVK is encoded by the coding sequence GTGAATCTTTTAATTATGGGGCCTCCGGGTGCAGGTAAAGGCACTCAGGCGGAAGTTTTGGTTAAGGAAATGGCTATTACTCATATTTCAACAGGTGACATGTTCCGTGCCGCAATTAAGGAAGGCACTGAAATGGGTAAAAAGGCCAAGGAATTTATGGATCAAGGTAAACTTGTTCCTGATGAAGTCGTAATCGGTATGGTTAAAGACCGCCTTTCACAGCCTGACTGTGCCAAGGGTTTTCTGTTAGACGGTTTTCCGCGTACAGTTGATCAGGCTAAAGCTCTGGACGAAACATTAAGTGCAATGGGCATTAAGATTGACAGCGTTATTAATGTTGAAGTAGCCAGGGAAAAGCTGATGGCCCGTTTAACCGGCCGTCGTGTTTGCCGTAACTGTGGTGCCAGTTATCACGTAATATTTAATCCGACCAAAGAAGCTGATAAATGCAATTCCTGTGGCGGCGAAACCTACCAGCGCAGTGATGACAATGAAGAAACAGTTGGCAACAGGCTTGATGTGTACGAAGCTCAGACCCAGCCCCTGATTGATTACTATGGCAAGCAAGGTTTGTTGAAAAATATCGACGGGGATCAGGATATTAAGAAAGTATTGGCTGATATTCTTGCTGCAGTTAAGTAA
- a CDS encoding class I SAM-dependent DNA methyltransferase: MTQYHELAGIYDYLVQGVDFEGWIDYIEELLVKFEYSPKTIIDLACGTGNTAFPFARRGYRVAGVDLSARMIDIARKKAEKENLNINFFVQDICCLKLPEPVELITCFHDGLNYLLNYEDIKLTFKKVFDNLLSGGLFIFDLNAVRWLADSSQETTVVQEDDLTLIWQTSYEPEKDIWTIDLTGFFREGDLYRKFQERHSEKAYTPQEIETALREAGLELLAAYHAFSIETIKYDSRRHFYVAKKMA, encoded by the coding sequence TTGACACAATATCATGAATTAGCCGGAATATATGACTATCTGGTACAGGGAGTTGATTTTGAAGGTTGGATTGATTACATAGAAGAATTATTGGTAAAGTTTGAATATAGCCCAAAAACAATTATTGACCTGGCATGTGGTACCGGAAATACGGCTTTTCCTTTTGCCCGTAGGGGATATCGTGTTGCCGGAGTTGATTTATCTGCCAGAATGATAGATATTGCCAGAAAAAAAGCTGAAAAAGAGAATTTAAACATAAATTTCTTTGTTCAAGATATATGCTGTTTGAAATTGCCTGAACCGGTGGAACTGATAACCTGTTTTCATGACGGCTTGAATTATCTGCTTAATTATGAAGATATCAAATTAACCTTCAAAAAAGTGTTTGATAATTTGCTTTCTGGCGGGCTGTTTATTTTTGATTTGAATGCTGTTCGGTGGCTAGCTGACAGCAGTCAGGAAACCACTGTAGTTCAGGAAGACGACCTGACGTTGATTTGGCAGACTTCCTATGAGCCTGAAAAGGATATATGGACAATAGATTTAACAGGTTTCTTTCGAGAAGGGGACTTGTATCGTAAGTTTCAGGAGCGACATAGTGAAAAGGCTTATACGCCACAAGAGATAGAAACAGCTTTGAGAGAAGCCGGGCTGGAACTGTTGGCTGCCTATCACGCTTTTAGTATTGAGACTATCAAGTATGATAGCAGAAGACATTTTTATGTAGCAAAAAAGATGGCATAG
- the trxB gene encoding thioredoxin-disulfide reductase has protein sequence MDNLKDLIIIGGGPGGLAAGIYAARADLKTVLIEKGVPGGLAATTEFIENYPGFSEGISGPELAMNMESQAKRFGLEVIYDYVEELKPLNNNFAVKTGSGELYARAVILATGASPQLLGVRGESTLHGRGVSYCATCDGAFFRGKKVAVVGGGDAAVEEALFLTKFAEEVFIIHRRGELRAAKIIQQRAKDNPKIKFIWHSVVEEISGSSAVDAVKLKDVRTGEFSDLEVGGVFVYVGTRPSSELVKDLIELDSRGYIMTDEDMKTSHAGIFAVGDVRQKTLRQVVTAVADGAIAAVAAEKYLEEL, from the coding sequence ATGGACAATTTAAAAGATTTAATTATTATCGGTGGAGGACCCGGCGGTTTGGCTGCCGGTATTTATGCAGCCAGGGCTGATTTGAAAACTGTTTTAATCGAGAAAGGTGTACCGGGCGGATTGGCTGCCACTACAGAGTTTATTGAGAATTACCCTGGTTTTTCAGAGGGTATCAGTGGTCCGGAATTGGCTATGAATATGGAAAGCCAGGCTAAAAGATTTGGCCTGGAAGTAATTTATGACTATGTAGAAGAGTTAAAACCCTTGAACAATAATTTTGCAGTAAAAACAGGCAGCGGTGAATTATATGCCAGAGCTGTAATTTTAGCTACCGGTGCCAGCCCGCAACTGCTCGGTGTCAGGGGTGAGAGCACATTGCACGGCAGGGGTGTATCTTATTGCGCTACTTGTGACGGTGCTTTTTTCAGAGGTAAAAAAGTAGCCGTTGTAGGGGGGGGTGACGCTGCGGTCGAAGAGGCGCTCTTCTTAACTAAGTTTGCTGAGGAAGTATTTATCATCCACAGGCGCGGTGAACTGCGTGCTGCTAAAATAATTCAGCAGAGAGCTAAAGATAATCCCAAAATAAAGTTTATCTGGCACTCAGTGGTTGAAGAAATTAGCGGTTCATCTGCGGTTGATGCTGTAAAATTAAAGGATGTTCGTACCGGAGAGTTTTCTGATTTGGAGGTCGGAGGGGTTTTCGTTTATGTGGGAACCAGGCCCAGTTCCGAACTGGTTAAAGATTTGATTGAATTGGACAGCCGGGGGTATATTATGACAGATGAGGATATGAAAACCTCCCACGCGGGAATATTTGCAGTCGGTGATGTGCGGCAAAAAACCTTAAGACAAGTGGTTACAGCAGTGGCTGACGGTGCTATTGCCGCGGTAGCTGCGGAAAAGTACTTGGAAGAACTGTGA
- the mce gene encoding methylmalonyl-CoA epimerase produces MPKINHVGIAVKNLEKALVVYRDMGFDILPAELLENHGLKVANISTGGVTLELMESLDSSGPVAKFIANNGEGVHHLAFSVKNLDKTVKKLQQQGYSIIDYPHYGLNGSKIAFMHPKSAGGVLIELIDIQENV; encoded by the coding sequence GTGCCAAAAATAAATCATGTTGGGATTGCAGTAAAAAATTTAGAAAAAGCTTTAGTTGTCTACCGGGATATGGGTTTTGATATTCTTCCCGCGGAATTATTGGAAAATCACGGTTTAAAAGTTGCTAATATCTCTACCGGTGGTGTAACGCTGGAATTAATGGAGTCGCTTGATTCCAGCGGGCCGGTAGCTAAATTTATAGCCAATAACGGGGAGGGAGTTCATCACCTGGCTTTTTCTGTTAAGAATCTGGATAAAACAGTGAAAAAATTGCAGCAGCAAGGATATAGTATAATTGATTATCCTCATTACGGCTTAAATGGCAGCAAAATTGCTTTTATGCACCCCAAAAGCGCGGGCGGTGTGCTTATCGAACTCATTGACATACAGGAGAATGTTTAG